The Fusarium poae strain DAOMC 252244 chromosome 2, whole genome shotgun sequence nucleotide sequence AAAGACTTTGGGACATAATGTAAATGATGCCAGTTTTGATGATGCAGAACCCCTCctgaaaagaaacaaagaacATGTCAAATAAAACTGCCGACTAAGCTTGGGCTGCTGTTctagactatttattatttttatctCCAAATCTCAACTCATCATAGAAATGTCTCACGTTTTTAACCATAGCTTGACCACTGATTGTAAGCAATAATATTTTCACTATCAATAGATAAATCTTTCTAGTAATAGGTCAAAGTCAAAGCTCATCATTGAATCCTGTATGTCTGCACCGGTGTGACATGCGCTAGCATAAGAAGGTCGGTCGGTGCAagggaagaaaaagaagaaagaagaaaaagaaaaaaaggaggGCCCCCCCAGGATTTGAACCTGGCGTCTCTCGGGCGTTCAACACGATGATAGATGTAGGCGGCGCCGAACGTGAAGACCTAAGCGCTTAACCACTCAGCCAGGGGGCCGTCTGTTTATTGAAATATAGCTAGGTTATTTTGGCATATATGAGTATATAGAAAGGAgaaaaatagaaaaagaaaaataggAGGGCCCCCCCCAGGGTTTGAACCTGGCTTCTCTCAGGCATAGAACGTGAAGATTGATATGGGCGGCGACACGAACATAACCAAGCGCCTAACCACTCGGCCAGGGGGCCGCTTGTTtgttaagatattattagtTACTTTGGTATATGTAGGTACGCAGGAACTACTTGTATAGTGATAATCATGGGACGGTTCGTGATCTGAGGGTTACGAGAAATAAGAAGAATAACCTCTAGGGATAACTAGCTGTCCAGATGTCTTTAGAAAGTAATTGAAGTCCTACCAGCTGAGTGAACCTTGGCAGCGCCTCAAGGAATGTTTATGGTATCTCAGAAATCATACGGCATAGCTTGGATTGTATTAGCAGAAGGAGGACCCGATCTGATATATGGGGGCAGGCTAAGCACGTAGCTGATACCGTGAGTGTATCACATCAGGCCAGCATTCTCCTATTCTTTTTCagatttttttttgttaCTGGCGTATGACCTCGAAGTCACATTAAGGTTTCTTTGGGTCTGAGCCGATGTGCTGCCTTGTATATGCTACTGAGCATGTCCAAACCGATCGCCAGACTCAATTTTGGAACCTTAACTATTCATACAGTACACCAAGTCACCGTCGTCTAGAAATTTAACGCACAACTTTAGACCCAAATCTACCTTCACATAAACAAGATGCATTGATGGGGCCCGCTACTGGTCCCATAACTAATATGATGATAATTTTGGTGGCTTTGCACGATGTTCAAAGTCCAATACTGATTTCCCCGTCACTCGGTAGCCTCGAGCAATAAGAAACCCATATCTGGGATCATGTTGGCATTAACAGCTCCTTCTTCCGTGAAAGGTAGGAGCGACATCCGCCAGACGCTCAATAGGCCACCCCTTCGCATCAAGGCCATCCAAGTGCTCGCTCTCGTCTCCTTATTTCTCAGGCGGCTTTTACAGTAGCGTAGTAAATACCACTCTAAATTGTGACAAGTATTCGGATGCATTCCAAGTGCAATATCGTATTCTCGAATCTGTCGTTGTCAAGTACATTCGATTCACTGTAGTTCCCCAAGGATCTCTGTTGAGATTCCAGAGTCGTATAGGGATAATAAGTTAGCGGTTAATTGTAACAGATGGAACAACTTAAATTCATCAGATAGTTGCGGTGTTAAAAATAGAACCTGCATAGTACACAGGTAGGGATGTATTCAACGTATGGCccgtcctcatcatcttcattgtCTGTATTATTATCATCTCCACCCTCAACGCCCTCTCCATTCGACCAGCCGCGGAGTCGACCTCCTGGTAACGTGTTGTTGTGCCTAGATCCGCCAACTTGGAGATCACCGTCCTACACATACTGTTTGAGATTATAGCAACGCTGTCCGTTCCAGTAGTCGATAGAAATAAATTGTCCTCAGATTCCTCACAATTTTGGGATGCTCAGGCCGGACATCTCGGATGATCTGTGTTGCCCTCTCTCGTGCGCAATAGCCCGCAACTGCTTCCCATATGCCCAAGGGAGGCGAAGAGAACCTCGTAGGTCCTGCGCGATAAAAAGCTTGGTCCAGCTTGATGTCGTGATGTGCTCGGTGAAACGCAGATTCCGGAATCTAACCCGTCGTTCCTTTCATCGTACAGGATGTCGTTGGGTGGGCCCGATAGGAAGGCAATCTGTATGTACTAAGGTTAGCGCTATCCATCCTGGCTTGGTCATCTCCACCTTCGGTACAACCTTGAACCTTGTCAGCCCACTCCACCATGACCCGATTATGTCTCCcatgttgttgattgattggaCATCGGTGACACTAAGTTGAGCAAGACACCCACATGTAACGAAGATCGGCAGGTACCCGAACGGTTCTCCACATGGCGTTGTAAATAAGTCGAAGTCGTCTCAACACCATAAACTGAGATCTCAAAAAGTGGTGATAGTTGAAAACTGGACGATGCAGCAATCGAACGTGGAAACGATTAAGCCAGAAAAGCTCATAGATATAAGTCAGATCTCTTGCCGCCTTAGTAAGAACTTGCTGCCTTAGGTATGGTGACCCGCTGCCCTGAAAAAAAGTAGATGCCTCGAAAGCAAGGGAATCAGGTCTCGCGTCACGTGCAGCGCACAAGGTATTTATTCAAGCCTTCCCCTCTTTTATCTTCTCTTTCCTTTTTCCTACCTCACGTTCGGCACCGCCCATATCAATCTTCACATTCGGCGCCGCCCATATCAATCTTCACGTTCGTTGCCGCCCATATCAATCTTCACGTTCGGCACCGCCCATATCAATCTTCACATTCGGCGCCGCCCATATCAATTTTCACGTTCAGCTCCGCCCACAGTAAGTATTCACTCTATCTTCATCCTTCTCTTCTACAGTGTTGCCTCTGCTTGCACGCATCAGCCGCTTCCCTTCCTTCCTGCCCATTCCCGAACATCTTTTCACTTCCCAAGAGCAAGCTGTCATGTGCTCTTTTGAGCTACTTTGCCAGTCTTCATTTGCTCTTCATCTCTCCcctgcttctcttctttatCTTCCTTGCTCTGCTTTCGCGGGgcatttcagcaccttcctCTCTCTCCCCAACGCCAGTGGCCAAGTGGTTACTATTGCactgcttctcttctttctcttccttgctCTGCTTTCGCAGGGCATTTCAGCACCTCTCCCTCCCCAACGCCAGTAGCCAAGTGGTTACTATTGCactgcttctcttctttctcttccttgctCTGCTTTCGCAGGGCATTTCGGCACCTCTCCCTCCCCAACGCCAGTAGCCAAGTGGTTACTATTGCactgcttctcttctttctcttccttgctCTGCTCTCGTGGGGCATTTCGGCACCCTCTCCTCCCCTGACGCCAGTAGCCAAGTGGTTACTATTGCActgcttctccttctctctTCCTTGCTCTCCTCTCGTGGGgcatttcagcaccttcctCTCCCTCCCCAACGCCAGTGACCAAGTAATCTTTTGAGTTGCTTGGCCTCTCGTCATTTGCTCTTCATCTCTCCCATCGCCAGTGACCAAGTGGTTACTATTGGGCTGCTTCTCTTCGCTTGCTTTACATGAATCGGGACATTTCAACATCCAACTCTATTCACTTGTCGTCACGTGCTGCTTACTAATATGCTTTAGATGTCTCACCCTTACCGTGGTGGCCGCGGTGGTTACCGTGGAGGTTCCCGCATTGTCTGCAATTGGGTAAGTCAACTCTGTTTATCTTATCAATCTTATcaatctgatctgatctaaTCTAATCTAATCTAGTGCCATCGTAATGGACATACCCAATCAGACTGTTCAAAATGGGTCGAAGTTGAGCGCCTCAGGCATGAGGTGAACACCCTGCTCTCTATGTAAGTAAACtgtcctctttttttttttttttttttttttccctgatgaatttattattcttgaAGCTAATAATGTTTTTTAGGTATAACGAGCTTGCTGTGTCTGTGGACAGGCCCCGCCTCGCCCGGGCCCCGGCCCCCGCCCCGCCCCCACCGCCCCCGCCCGCAGCCCCCGCCCCGGGCCCCATTTTTGTTTTCGAGTCTGCCGCCGGCAGCACCCCCGCGGGGGGTGCTGCCTGAACACGCCCTGCGTGTTTTTGTGTTTCGTGCTGTGGTCTGCTCGggttgttttttttttgttgccTTAGGCAACAAGTGGTTGGGGCTTTGCCCcctatataagttataattgATCACCCTTCTCTCGTATTACAATGTCTCGTTCCATGGTCTCCATTCTTGTGTCTCCCATGTGGGCATGCATCGAACTTGTTCAGGTGGCGAAAATACCCAGTCGATCGCAttgtcttcatcctcctcctcaactATGTCGGACACGTATCCTTTGAGTTTTTTAATATCAGCTCCCCTTTTATCCGAGTACTCGAGGTTAACACTGGGAATCACCGCGATCTTACGAAAGCCCCTGTGCCAGAGATCTTTACAAAATAAGGTCGGCTCTCCCTGAAAGCATTCATTCGGGTTACTCTCTCTGAATCGTGTTCCATGAAGGAGCGGGCTCGCACCGAAAGCCGTAGCTCCATTCCAACACGCAAAAACTTGAAATGGCTTATGTTCCTCAAAACGAGCGCGAGTTTGGGGGTCGTTCCAGAAAAGATTCCACGCGCTGTTCCAGTTCCCGTCCGATCCGACTTCAAAGAACGAGTCGCCTTTGATGGTTCGAGCCACCCATATATCATAGAAAGTCGGGTGTTGACCTACATAGGTGTAATCCATAGCGCATGTCATGTCAGCATTTAAGTTACGCTTCTGATGCACGAGCTCGAGTAGATCATCAGGGCATGCGGCGACGTCGTTGATGAAGAGAACAGTGGTCTCATCTGAAACTGGCACCTGATTCTTGACCAACGGCTCAAGGGCCAAATTACGTAGTTGAGCGAGTTTCTTGATGCGTGCGTCCTTTGAAGGAT carries:
- a CDS encoding hypothetical protein (SECRETED:SignalP(1-21)~CAZy:GT69); this encodes MFRKTIAPLLALLCFLLVVTSLYLGRGSLTWPSYNPVSIGHNEAQASISPTSLETKAKTTSTEIYVQPAISSPSPSPTVSSPPTISNGTILSADRISPYISAILNPTATVLPRLKCPVLNSQRYRSLQQRNEQEPKISFFFALNLRNCKDILPRLLGSIVEVAQFLGVSRCAISIVEGNSADGTADVLSALDPFLKDLGLVYLFQNSKINPSKDARIKKLAQLRNLALEPLVKNQVPVSDETTVLFINDVAACPDDLLELVHQKRNLNADMTCAMDYTYVGQHPTFYDIWVARTIKGDSFFEVGSDGNWNSAWNLFWNDPQTRARFEEHKPFQVFACWNGATAFGASPLLHGTRFRESNPNECFQGEPTLFCKDLWHRGFRKIAVIPSVNLEYSDKRGADIKKLKGYVSDIVEEEDEDNAIDWVFSPPEQVRCMPTWETQEWRPWNETL